One segment of Castanea sativa cultivar Marrone di Chiusa Pesio chromosome 3, ASM4071231v1 DNA contains the following:
- the LOC142628777 gene encoding putative helicase MAGATAMA 3, with protein MGSPGTGKTMTLSILLFILQRMSWTLVCAPTNVAITEAACHLLKLVKASSEAGSISEALLCSLGNILFMGSEDLLEVASDIKEIHLNYRVERLLEVLGPLKGLRHYSCSMIEFLEGCVSQYHIFMDGELTWMNTINCEELLVQFSNHKNTESCHNSFKCISTLLNMNRGECIYILKVLLTALDALDLPSAMDPSSVKKFCFQTASLIFCTASSSDMLHSLNMKPLELLLIDESAQLKECELIIPLQLPGLRHAILFGDHCQLPAMVNSNVSARAGFGRSLFERFESYGPFKALFEYPIVDAPNAKRGFAKRYLLGQIFGSYSFINISCGIEEPDGVHHSWKNMVEVAVIIKVVNNLYKAWNGSKQKLSIGVISPYTAQVIAVQEQIGKKYENLDGFAVKVKSIERFQGGEADIIILSTVRCNSDGSISFASNHGRINVALTRARHCLWILGNETTLLNIQSVWKSIVCDAKDR; from the exons ATGGGGTCCCCGGGGACAGGGAAGACGATGACATTAAGTATCTTGCTCTTTATTCTCCAAAGAATGAGTTGGACCCTTGTATGTGCACCAACAAATGTTGCAATTACAGAAGCAGCATGTCATCTGCTAAAACTGGTGAAAGCTTCATCTGAAGCTGGATCTATAAGTGAAGCTTTGTTATGTTCGTTGGGTAATATTCTCTTTATGGGGAGCGAAGACCTGTTGGAAGTTGCTTCAGACATTAAAGAGATACATTTGAATTACCGTGTTGAAAGGCTTTTAGAGGTGCTGGGACCATTGAAAGGTTTAAGGCATTATTCTTGTTCAATGATTGAATTTCTTGAAGGGTGCGTTTCACAATACCATATTTTCATGGATGGTGAATTGACATGGATG AATACCATAAATTGTGAAGAGCTGCTGGTGCAATTTTCTAATCACAAGAATACTGAGAGTTGTCATAACTCTTTTAAGTGTATATCAACCTTGCTGAACATGAACAGGGGTGAATGCATTTACATTCTCAAGGTACTGCTGACGGCTCTTGATGCACTTGACCTTCCAAGTGCTATGGATCCCAGCTCAGTGAAGAAATTCTGTTTTCAGACAGCTTCCTTAATATTCTGCACTGCCTCTAGTTCTGATATGCTGCATTCACTTAATATGAAACCACTGGAATTGTTGCTCATTGATGAATCCGCACAATTGAAAGAGTGTGAATTGATCATACCATTGCAACTGCCTGGCCTTAGGCATGCTATTCTTTTTGGTGATCACTGTCAGTTACCTGCAATGGTTAATAGCAAT gttTCTGCCAGAGCTGGCTTTGGGAGAAGTTTATTTGAACGATTTGAGTCTTATGGGCCATTCAAAGCACTTTTTGAATATCCA ATTGTAGATGCACCAAATGCTAAAAGAGGTTTTGCAAAACGCTATCTTCTGGGTCAAATATTTGGCTCATATTCTTTCATAAATATTTCTTGTGGGATAGAAGAACCGGATGGTGTTCACCATAGCTGGAAAAATATGGTTGAAGTTGCTGTTATAATAAAAGTAGTGAATAATCTGTATAAAG CATGGAATGGCTCAAAGCAGAAGCTTAGCATTGGTGTTATATCTCCATACACTGCGCAAGTTATTGCAGTCCAAGAGCAAATTGGGAAGAAGTATGAAAACCTCGATGGATTTGCAGTAAAGGTGAAGTCAATTGAAAGGTTCCAAGGTGGAGAAGCAGATATCATAATCCTATCTACTGTAAGATGTAATAGTGATGGATCGATTAGTTTTGCTTCCAATCATGGTAGAATTAATGTAGCTTTGACAAGGGCCAG GCATTGTCTTTGGATTTTGGGAAATGAAACAACCCTTTTAAATATTCAATCTGTCTGGAAGTCAATTGTCTGTGATGCAAAAGATCGTTAG
- the LOC142628778 gene encoding uncharacterized protein LOC142628778, with the protein MLEVKKELNEYDDLLNFDSVLLSARWKVLFSDYFRKSFKKLRSIEKKKLVINLLLRLSSGWRPKNKKCNLIHDNTSGMLKQFKVKDLYIICSIDIMKESWYIQVLKVWDILPLEDIPKLAIRLDALFGKYTNDYLNHCKAKCLDGDLEVPMSWVTSLDFVRYKNSSYTGDMADSDDVYFGRRTFVENSLVSDSLTLMKFYSLSSGVVSHLLSRCDGKELDFPFELSDQETDVILFNRSCFILGRSGTGKTTVLTTKLFQKEQLHHIASEGFHEPQSCSTVEIFPKKEDGERVGGTKGAVLHQIFVTVNPKLCYFIKQQICHLKRSPFINFVLGNRNTVLDSPLTTFLFACVGDASEGSTSTGLDEIDEMLQFKDIPDSFIDLPTKLYPLVLTFHKFLMMLDGTVDNSFFGRFPEAIGRSHGKKRASKSVALKAFIRSKDVNYERFRSSYWPQFNTERTKKFDSLTVFTEIMSHIKGGLPAGKSCDDKLGLEDYLLLAERRVSTLSRKKMERGEFDLADLVIDIHNRLKVSRYDGDNMDFVYIDEVQDLSMRQVALFKYLCKNVADGFVFSGDTAQTIARGIDFRFQDIKFLFYKEFLLGTGNDGAYGKKEKGQIADVFQLSQNFRTHTGILNLGQSVINLLYHFFPLSIDTLRPETSLIDGQVPVLLKTVNGENAFISIFKNGGNDGRKIIGFGADQVILVRDDLSRNEIVDYVGNQALILTIMESKGLEFQIKIGCEKFSLMGLWNLIQYTTITRTRQKLWIFENVKELSKPMFVYWKKLGFVQVREFNESLAQEMQVASSQEEWKSRGIKLFYQNNYEKARICFERAGERYWEKWAMAAGLRAAANI; encoded by the exons ATGTTGGAGGTCAAGAAGGAGCTGAATGAATATGATGACTTGCTTAATTTTGATAGTGTACTTTTAAGTGCTCGGTGGAAG GTTCTCTTTAGTGATTACTTCAGGAAGTCATTTAAAAAGCTGAGatcaattgaaaagaaaaagttggttattaatttattactGAGGCTTTCTAGTGGCTGGAGACCAAAGAATAAGAAATGTAACTTAATTCATGACAACACGTCAGGGATGTTGAAGCAATTCAAGGTTAAAGACCTGTATATTATTTGCTCAATTGACATAATGAAAGAATCATGGTACATACAGGTGTTGAAGGTCTGGGACATTCTGCCTTTGGAGGATATTCCAAAATTGGCTATACGTCTTGATGCTTTATTTGGAAAGTATACAAATGATTATCTTAATCATTGTAAGGCGAAATGTTTGGATGG GGATTTGGAAGTTCCCATGAGTTGGGTAACTTCCCTTGACTTTGTCCGTTACAAGAATAGTAGCTACACTGGAGACATGGCTGATTCAGATGATGTTTATTTTGGTAGAAGAACATTTGTTGAGAACTCCCTGGTGAGTGACAGTTTGACACTGATGAAATTCTACTCATTGTCCTCCGGTGTAGTGAGCCACTTGCTCTCTCGCTGTGATGGTAAGGAGTTGGACTTTCCATTTGAGTTGTCAGACCAGGAAACGGATGTAATCCTTTTCAATAGAAGTTGTTTCATTCTTGGGAGGTCAGGAACTGGGAAAACCACTGTATTAACTACAAAACTATTTCAGAAAGAGCAGCTTCATCATATAGCCTCAGAAGGATTTCATGAACCCCAAAGTTGCTCCACGGTGGAAATCTTCCCGAAAAAAGAGGATGGTGAAAGAGTTGGAGGGACCAAGGGAGCCGTCCTGCACCAAATCTTTGTCACAGTTAACCCAAAACTGTGTTATTTTATTAAACAGCAAATTTGTCACTTAAAAAG GAGtccatttattaattttgtattagGAAACAGAAACACTGTCCTTGATTCTCCTTTAACGACATTCCT GTTTGCCTGTGTTGGGGATGCTTCAGAGGGAAGCACATCAACTGGTTTAGATGAAATTGATGAGATGTTACAATTTAAAGATATACCAGATTCCTTTATTGATCTTCCAACCAAATTGTATCCCCTTGTATTAACTTTCCATAAGTTCTTGATGATGCTTGATGGAACGGTAGACAATTCGTTCTTTGGAAGATTCCCTGAGGCAATTGGACGTTCTCATGGCAAGAAAAGAGCTTCAAAATCAGTGGCCTTGAAAGCTTTTATTAGATCAAAGGATGTTAATTACGAGAGATTCAGATCATCTTACTGGCCCCAATTTAATACTGAACGAACCAAGAAATTTGATTCTTTAACTGTTTTCACTGAGATAATGTCTCACATAAAGGGCGGGCTGCCAGCAGGAAAGAGCTGTGATGATAAACTTGGTCTAGAGGATTACCTTTTATTGGCTGAGCGCCGGGTATCCACTTTAAGCAG gaaaaagatgGAGAGGGGTGAATTTGACTTAGCTGATTTGGTGATTGATATTCATAACCGACTTAAAGTTAGTAGATATGATGGTGACAATATGGATTTTGTATATATTGATGAGGTGCAGGATCTTAGCATGAGGCAAGTTGCTCTTTtcaaatatttatgtaaaaatgTTGCTGATGGATTTGTCTTTTCGGGTGATACAGCACAGACTATTGCAAGGGGCATTGATTTTCGGTTTCAGGATATAAAATTCCTATTCTATAAGGAGTTTCTACTGGGCACTGGAAATGATGGTGCTTAtgggaaaaaagagaaaggacaAATTGCAGATGTTTTTCAGTTGAGCCAGAACTTTCGAACCCATACTGGCATTTTGAACTTAGGTCAGAGTGTTATTAACCTTCTTTACCATTTCTTTCCATTATCTATTGATACATTAAGGCCTGAGACAAGTCTGATAGATGGTCAAGTTCCAGTATTGCTTAAAACTGTGAATGGTGAGAATGCTTTTATATCTATATTCAAAAATGGTGGAAATGATGGCAGGAAAATTATTGGTTTTGGGGCTGATCAGGTTATATTAGTAAGAGATGACCTTTCCAGAAACGAAATTGTGGACTATGTTGGAAACCAGGCTCTTATTCTGACAATAATGGAGAGCAAGGGCCTTGAGTTTCAG attaaaatTGGCTGTGAGAAATTCTCTTTGATGGGATTATGGAATCTGATTCAGTACACAA CTATTACTCGTACGAGGCAGAAGTTGTGGATTTTTGAGAATGTCAAAGAACTCTCTAAACCCATGTTTGTTTACTGGAAGAAATTGGGGTTTGTTCAAGTCCGAGAATTCAATGAGTCACTTGCACAAGAGATGCAAGTTGCAAGCAGCCAAGAGGAATGGAAGTCGCGTGGCATCAAG CTCTTTTATCAGAATAACTATGAGAAGGCAAGAATATGCTTTGAAAGAGCTGGAGAGAGATATTGGGAAAAATGGGCCATGGCTGCTGGCCTACGAGCAGCTGCTAACATATGA